In one Yarrowia lipolytica chromosome 1A, complete sequence genomic region, the following are encoded:
- a CDS encoding uncharacterized protein (Compare to YALI0A07843g, similar to Saccharomyces cerevisiae YER064C and VHR1 (YIL056W); ancestral locus Anc_7.246, weakly similar to DEHA0B02431g Debaryomyces hansenii IPF 9322.1): MFFSLDRSNAPLNGTSWQTCSEHRRRPSYSAHNSPWCMEPSWIVAYLHQIGPCLFIYDFIFALLAEKRWGLAPRPAPVGQTIDFQRCSKQLRTLTQMTLSRDDSHGDSVGLSHLHNCSDKNTTSKPRYEMTENHDNEHGAATRLSSPFSKSTKLPSMLHAISKTPADSPLSEETNTSITATSGTEEKTTSDDNAAEGPVTATNASAASVAPDNQPTGSSFTPQNAKPTTPLASKQTQAQPTSPDNTEDKKKGGVTQSIREKLNFQDEKLWKRFSSRRLDLIDSMALSSKKASEQDVEISNVANTLREEYGYPPETAADFDRLVRAGIQSVRRNRKRVPRFKRSSHVVSQGHHPQRVNFLAAMAGPMHPHHGSPAHAADNGHNGVATPPPAMSPVKRHRSEEDASVALQSLRYQQQAHGPTTLPSVTSLSLGIPAEHLKIACDRFLSFVARSHSGKEPPSSNLEALGRGVLESAVAFMLERHQPKDKHDSLREKLLSEPTTAHVVQTLNLRPQPAPGTSSASPFFHNLIGGCAKDFGFDAIVHALGNIYLELVPQYVGPVAGRAPVTSHTPHSAPPPRYGPTLPGYKSVTFRFMDKKMDFSFSVNETPPTLYELLENGIKTFHIMVEDKVLHIRSHEDRELVKSDYDVKMVFSRPSVDVEFFFPLLPTPNATNMRYMDSPSFQKLL; encoded by the coding sequence atgtttttttcactCGACAGGTCAAACGCACCGTTGAATGGAACGTCTTGGCAAACATGTAGCGAGCACCGCAGGCGTCCCAGCTATAGCGCACACAATAGTCCATGGTGCATGGAACCCAGCTGGATCGTCGCTTATCTTCATCAGATTGGGCCATGTCTGTTCATTTATGATTTCATTTTTGCATTGTTGGCTGAAAAACGTTGGGGTCTAGCTCCCAGGCCGGCCCCAGTTGGCCAGACAATAGACTTTCAGCGGTGCTCAAAACAACTCAGGACCCTAACCCAAATGACTCTCTCACGTGATGATAGTCATGGAGACTCGGTAGGCTTGAGTCACCTGCATAATTGCTCCGACAAAAACACAACCTCCAAGCCGCGCTATGAAATGACGGAAAATCACGATAATGAACACGGAGCTGCCACCCGGCTCTCGTCCCCGTTTTCCAAGTCCACCAAGCTGCCGTCCATGCTCCACGCCATCTCCAAAACGCCCGCAGACTCGCCACTGAGTGaagaaacaaacacaagcaTAACTGCTACGAGCGGGACTGAAGAAAAGACCACTAGCGACGACAATGCCGCGGAAGGACCGGTCACAGCCACAAACGCGTCTGCCGCCAGCGTGGCCCCGGATAACCAACCCACAGGCTCGAGTTTTACGCCGCAAAATGCCAAACCAACCACCCCTCTGGCTTcgaaacaaacacaagcaCAGCCCACCAGCCCGGACAACAcggaggacaagaagaagggcggAGTGACGCAGAGCATCAGGGAGAAGCTCAACTTCCAGGACGAAAAGCTGTGGAAACGCTTCTCCAGCCGCCGTCTGGATCTCATTGATTCCATGGCCCTGTCGTCCAAAAAGGCCAGTGAACAGGACGTGGAAATCTCCAATGTGGCAAACACGTTGCGCGAGGAGTACGGCTATCCTCCCGAGACGGCTGCAGATTTTGATCGACTAGTTCGAGCAGGAATCCAGTCTGTGCGACGAAACAGGAAACGAGTGCCACGGTTCAAGCGAAGCTCCCATGTCGTTTCCCAGGGCCATCACCCTCAACGAGTCAATTTCCTGGCCGCAATGGCCGGACCTATGCATCCCCATCATGGTTCGCCTGCCCACGCCGCAGATAACGGTCACAATGGAGTTGCCacccctcctccagccatGTCACCCGTGAAACGTCACCGGTCTGAAGAAGACGCATCGGTGGCCCTGCAGAGCCTGCGctaccagcagcaggcccaCGGCCCAACGACGCTGCCATCAGTCACGTCATTGAGTCTCGGGATCCCTGCCGAGCACTTAAAAATCGCTTGCGATCGGTTTCTGTCATTCGTCGCTCGCTCGCATTCTGGAAAGGAGCCTCCTTCGTCCAATTTGGAAGCTTTAGGACGAGGTGTGCTGGAATCCGCAGTCGCCTTCATGCTGGAGCGTCACCAGCCCAAAGACAAGCACGATAGCTTGCGGGAGAAGCTGCTTTCCGAGCCTACCACCGCACACGTGGTTCAGACCCTGAACCTGCGCCCCCAACCTGCCCCCGGGACATCCTCTGCGTCTCCCTTCTTCCATAACCTCATTGGAGGTTGTGCCAAGGACTTTGGATTTGATGCAATTGTGCATGCTCTGGGAAACATTTACCTCGAGCTAGTCCCTCAGTACGTGGGACCCGTGGCTGGACGAGCACCAGTGACATCTCACACTCCCCACTctgcacctcctccacgaTATGGACCCACCCTGCCTGGGTACAAGTCAGTGACGTTTCGGTTCATGGACAAGAAAATGGACTTTAGTTTCTCTGTGAACGAGACCCCGCCAACTTTGtacgagctgctcgagaacGGCATCAAGACTTTCCATATCAtggtggaggacaaggTGCTGCACATTCGCAGCCACGAGGATCGGGAGCTGGTCAAGTCCGACTACGACGTAAAAATGGTCTTTTCTCGACCTTCCGTGGATGTGgagttcttctttcctcTTCTGCCTACGCCCAACGCTACGAACATGCGTTATATGGATTCTCCGTCGTTTCAGAAGTTACTCTAG
- a CDS encoding uncharacterized protein (Compare to YALI0A07865g, no similarity): protein MMFMSLVSLALLVVAAPVTTSPEAPADQILVVSPADLNVQGTDIVYRPTVGASDPDYRPDLSINVANGRVEIDIAGTPTNATLHTSSNGHFGYAPVGQTALKWSQDGSAATLTYNGSPYFYACVEGSEQYIYVQIPGIAAHCASPQWMKISA, encoded by the coding sequence ATGATGTTCATGAGCCTAGTTTCTCTTGCTCTGCTGGTTGTGGCTGCTCCAGTGACTACCTCTCCCGAAGCCCCTGCTGACCAGATTCTGGTCGTGTCACCCGCCGACCTCAATGTTCAAGGAACTGATATTGTCTATCGGCCTACTGTTGGCGCTTCGGACCCCGACTATCGTCCCGATCTGAGCATCAACGTGGCTAACGGCCGTGTGGAAATCGACATTGCCGGAACCCCCACGAATGCCACCTTGCATACCTCCTCCAATGGACATTTTGGCTACGCTCCGGTCGGACAGACGGCTCTGAAGTGGTCTCAGGACGGCTCCGCTGCCACCTTGACCTACAATGGTTCCCCCTACTTTTACGCTTGTGTCGAGGGATCTGAGCAGTACATTTACGTGCAGATTCCTGGCATTGCCGCCCATTGTGCTTCTCCTCAGTGGATGAAGATTAGTGCTTAG
- a CDS encoding uncharacterized protein (Compare to YALI0A07887g, weakly similar to uniprot|Q8NIP4 Yarrowia lipolytica Gag- like protein) translates to MRRNEDTHDQLTISDAVPPALHPSHHNDSHTSSLESEESDSDSGSSYYETDSDEDDIFFPTCRIPDLDMINNKRPRAPDPKSRKPTQFWVAKMAAKDFFRPSMKAEVSRSLYFMYAPDWFDPFDKSSASRLNPWLFGLEKEFQAFDEGITLDRNYRVYTHKNHKELTTNVIAVKVEFRNVASLGYRFDLLFNVDPAWGKESRNSSPIRAHFVTGDNCCIKCKRKGHIVAQCPIATFIRCTTLPQSVTWGTYSHNAMKKHKYTMVVV, encoded by the coding sequence ATGAGAAGGAATGAGGATACACACGACCAACTCACCATCAGCGACGCTGTTCCGCCCGCTCTGCATCCCAGCCACCATAACGACAGCCACACATCTTCGTTGGAGAGCGAGGAGAGCGACAGTGACAGCGGAAGCAGCTACTATGAGACGGACAGtgacgaagacgacatCTTTTTCCCCACCTGCCGTATTCCAGACCTTGATATGATCAATAATAAGCGTCCAAGGGCTCCCGATCCGAAATCCCGCAAACCCACGCAATTCTGGGTGGCCAAAATGGCAGCTAAAGATTTTTTCCGGCCGTCCATGAAAGCTGAGGTTTCTCGATCGCTGTACTTCATGTACGCTCCAGACTGGTTTGATCCGTTTGACAAGAGCAGTGCCTCTCGCCTGAATCCATGGCTGTTTGGACTTGAAAAGGAGTTCCAGGCCTTTGACGAGGGGATCACTCTAGACCGAAACTACCGAGTCTACACGCATAAGAATCACAAGGAGCTGACAACCAACGTGATCGCTGTCAAGGTGGAGTTCAGAAACGTGGCCTCGCTGGGATACAGATTCGATCTGCTGTTCAACGTCGATCCTGCCTGGGGCAAAGAAAGCAGAAACTCCAGTCCCATCCGAGCCCACTTTGTCACCGGAGATAACTGCTGCATCAAATGCAAGAGAAAGGGCCATATCGTCGCCCAGTGCCCGATAGCTACGTTTATCCGATGTACAACTCTCCCGCAGAGCGTCACCTGGGGCACCTACTCGCATAACGCCATGAAGAAACACAAGTATACCATGGTGGTAGTGTAG